In Candidatus Binatia bacterium, the following proteins share a genomic window:
- a CDS encoding DUF3616 domain-containing protein, with protein MLERYPVCEASAALLVPCGEEGTCVWVADNEHDRDLFAYDVEKDGTLVPRVPWQISLGKARVDDIEALARDGDGVLAFGSHGRDSKCRLREERAGVARVRLRDLATELLTSGKHWRRRLEHCDGELIVHTTDPARRAQRSAVCDAIVAADRASEKVAGSEDECPGDAFNIEGAAAVPGENGTSRIWIGLRAPLVERRAVLLRLVPEIVRDGNIAFDAVATVDLGGRGIRELSYADGFVWGIAGSVEDSDRPSVLWRMPAALLRDGATILRVQTATETLPPTAEGLVIQPEARRAIVLADGDTDKKKKRCVVPARQLVVPLF; from the coding sequence GTGCTCGAGCGCTATCCGGTGTGCGAGGCCTCGGCGGCGCTCCTGGTGCCGTGCGGGGAAGAGGGCACCTGCGTCTGGGTCGCGGACAACGAGCACGACCGTGACCTCTTCGCCTACGACGTCGAGAAGGACGGCACGCTCGTGCCGCGCGTCCCCTGGCAAATTTCGCTCGGCAAGGCGCGCGTCGACGACATCGAGGCGCTGGCCCGCGACGGCGACGGCGTGCTCGCCTTCGGCTCGCACGGCCGCGACTCGAAGTGCCGTCTGCGCGAGGAGCGCGCCGGCGTGGCGCGCGTCCGGCTGCGCGATCTCGCGACGGAGCTTCTGACCTCGGGCAAGCACTGGCGCCGTCGGCTCGAGCACTGCGACGGCGAGCTGATCGTGCACACGACCGATCCCGCACGCAGAGCGCAGCGCAGCGCGGTGTGCGACGCGATCGTCGCCGCCGACAGGGCGTCCGAGAAGGTCGCCGGCTCCGAGGACGAGTGCCCGGGCGACGCGTTCAACATCGAGGGCGCGGCGGCGGTTCCGGGGGAGAACGGCACGAGCCGGATCTGGATCGGGCTGCGCGCGCCGCTCGTCGAGAGGCGTGCGGTCCTGCTGCGTCTCGTCCCCGAGATCGTGCGCGACGGCAACATCGCCTTCGACGCCGTCGCGACCGTCGACCTCGGCGGCCGCGGCATCCGCGAGCTCTCGTACGCGGACGGCTTCGTCTGGGGCATCGCGGGGAGCGTCGAGGACAGCGATCGGCCGAGCGTGCTCTGGCGCATGCCGGCCGCGCTGCTGCGCGACGGGGCGACGATCCTGCGCGTCCAGACCGCGACCGAGACCTTGCCGCCCACGGCGGAGGGATTGGTGATCCAGCCCGAGGCGCGGCGCGCGATCGTCCTCGCCGACGGCGACACCGACAAGAAGAAGAAACGCTGCGTGGTCCCGGCGCGCCAGCTGGTCGTGCCGCTGTTCTGA
- a CDS encoding DUF4124 domain-containing protein, with product MQLFGIVVLLALLLVPSAEATVYMWNDAEGDLVLTNDPRQVPEDPQHPVRTFETVDGAAAAEARASAATAPGAAPQRAASGQPGTHGAQAAAKEQGDPQGQPSVSGAVAAAGTSGAATRGGARVLGQSETSGASERILGARSGEAAGPLAGADGDGAADDQGSTQQRATIDPRALFEEAAQREPPRVVVSIVPPTERAGSSFDRRGARSRDLEGGGSSLGRDDRIGGFGGGGLGGNDLGRGGGFGGAMSQRRGTFGRGARGLGGR from the coding sequence ATGCAGCTTTTCGGCATCGTCGTCCTTCTCGCGCTGCTGCTCGTCCCCTCCGCCGAGGCGACCGTCTACATGTGGAACGACGCGGAGGGCGACCTCGTCCTGACCAACGATCCACGCCAGGTGCCCGAGGACCCGCAGCATCCGGTGAGGACCTTCGAGACCGTGGACGGCGCGGCCGCCGCCGAGGCGCGAGCGAGCGCCGCGACGGCGCCCGGTGCGGCGCCGCAACGAGCGGCCAGCGGACAGCCCGGCACGCACGGCGCGCAGGCCGCGGCGAAGGAGCAGGGCGACCCCCAAGGGCAGCCGTCGGTGAGCGGCGCGGTCGCGGCGGCGGGGACGTCCGGCGCAGCGACGCGCGGCGGCGCGCGCGTGCTCGGGCAGAGCGAGACGTCCGGGGCGTCCGAGCGGATCCTCGGCGCGCGCTCGGGCGAAGCCGCCGGGCCGCTTGCCGGCGCGGACGGCGACGGCGCGGCGGACGACCAGGGCTCGACGCAGCAGAGGGCGACGATCGACCCGCGCGCGCTCTTCGAGGAGGCGGCGCAGCGCGAGCCGCCGCGCGTCGTGGTCAGCATCGTGCCACCGACGGAGCGAGCGGGCTCGAGCTTCGACCGCCGCGGCGCGAGGTCGCGCGACCTCGAGGGCGGCGGCTCGTCGCTCGGCCGCGACGACCGCATCGGTGGCTTCGGCGGCGGAGGCCTGGGTGGGAACGATCTCGGCCGCGGCGGCGGGTTCGGCGGCGCCATGAGCCAGCGCCGCGGCACCTTCGGCCGCGGCGCCCGCGGCCTCGGCGGGCGCTAG
- a CDS encoding nuclear transport factor 2 family protein: MPNAIEREARDTYERFVALRDEIDAGRQRWSALADFFTEDAAYIDPAWGRIEGREAIREFFETSMSGLTGHGWYTPENWIMVEGHRVVSQWDQVLGEGPDGKRWFVPGLSILYYAGGGRFCYSHDMLNMVHVFEVMKAMGWKPPATVNVPPPNPNRDVSLPRAWRHLEPHRP; this comes from the coding sequence ATGCCGAACGCGATCGAACGCGAGGCCCGCGACACCTACGAGCGCTTCGTCGCCCTGCGCGACGAGATCGACGCCGGACGGCAGCGCTGGTCGGCGCTCGCCGACTTCTTCACCGAGGACGCGGCCTACATCGACCCGGCGTGGGGCCGCATCGAGGGGCGCGAGGCGATCCGCGAGTTCTTCGAGACGTCGATGTCCGGGCTCACCGGGCACGGCTGGTACACGCCGGAGAACTGGATCATGGTCGAGGGCCACCGCGTGGTCAGCCAGTGGGACCAGGTGCTCGGCGAAGGGCCCGACGGCAAGCGCTGGTTCGTCCCCGGTCTGTCGATCCTCTACTACGCGGGCGGCGGGCGGTTCTGCTACAGCCACGACATGCTCAACATGGTCCACGTCTTCGAGGTGATGAAGGCGATGGGCTGGAAGCCGCCGGCGACGGTCAACGTGCCGCCGCCCAATCCCAATCGAGACGTGTCGCTGCCCAGGGCCTGGAGGCACCTCGAGCCGCACAGGCCGTAA
- a CDS encoding long-chain fatty acid--CoA ligase has product MSFQPMFGTLVEIYEKSTDQHPSRPLFGVKRDGRWVWTTYGEFRRTTDAFRAGLSALGVGRGDVVAIISNNRPEWATAAYATYGLGASFAPMYEAQHDDEWEYILKDSGAKVLVVSTQTIADRVATFRARLPELRHVIVIEGKADHSFAEVVELGERSPVAIFHPEPEDLAGFIYTSGTTGNPKGVLLTHKNLASNVSAIQDLFPIGPEERSLSFLPWAHSFGQTVELHGLFSMGASMGIAESVDKIIDNLAEVQPTLLFAVPRIFNRIYRGLHQRMAEEGGIRKLLFDLAIANEQRRRRLAEKNESSIVVELQHALFDRLVFSQVRARFGGKLKYAFSGGAAISREVAEFIDDLGIMVYEGYGLTETSPIVTANWPGNRKIGSVGKPIPGVRVEIDRSATGDAVDGEIIVYGHNVMKGYHGLPDEDAKVFTPDGGLRTGDMGHLDADGFLYITGRIKEQYKLENGKYVVPTLLEEEIKLSPYVSNVMVYGDNKPYNVALVVPDMENLKKWAQENAPELSDGQLLDDPRVRELILKEIHERCASFKEYEKIRKVVLVGEDFTQENGLLTPSLKLKRKAVFEKHGNAVLSLYADA; this is encoded by the coding sequence ATGTCGTTCCAGCCGATGTTCGGCACCCTGGTCGAGATCTACGAGAAGAGCACCGACCAGCATCCCTCGCGTCCGCTGTTCGGCGTGAAGCGCGACGGACGCTGGGTGTGGACCACGTACGGCGAGTTCCGCCGCACCACGGACGCGTTCCGGGCCGGGCTCAGCGCGCTCGGTGTCGGGCGCGGCGACGTGGTCGCGATCATCTCGAACAACCGACCCGAGTGGGCCACCGCCGCGTACGCGACCTACGGCCTCGGCGCGTCGTTCGCGCCGATGTACGAGGCGCAGCACGACGACGAGTGGGAGTACATCCTCAAGGACTCCGGCGCGAAGGTCCTCGTCGTCTCGACCCAGACGATCGCGGACCGGGTCGCGACGTTCCGCGCGCGCCTGCCCGAGCTGCGCCACGTGATCGTCATCGAGGGCAAGGCCGACCACAGCTTCGCCGAGGTGGTCGAGCTCGGGGAGCGCTCGCCGGTCGCGATCTTCCATCCCGAGCCCGAGGATCTCGCGGGCTTCATCTACACGTCGGGCACGACCGGCAATCCGAAGGGCGTGCTGCTGACGCACAAGAACCTCGCGAGCAACGTGAGCGCGATCCAGGACCTGTTCCCGATCGGTCCGGAGGAGCGCTCGCTCTCGTTCCTGCCGTGGGCGCACAGCTTCGGGCAGACCGTCGAGCTGCACGGGCTCTTCTCGATGGGCGCCTCGATGGGCATCGCCGAGTCGGTCGACAAGATCATCGACAACCTCGCCGAGGTGCAGCCGACGCTGCTGTTCGCGGTGCCGCGGATCTTCAACCGCATCTACCGCGGGCTGCACCAGCGCATGGCCGAGGAAGGCGGCATCCGCAAGCTGCTGTTCGACCTCGCGATCGCGAACGAGCAGCGGCGCAGGCGGCTCGCCGAGAAGAACGAGTCGAGCATCGTCGTCGAGCTGCAGCACGCGCTCTTCGATCGTCTCGTGTTCTCGCAGGTCCGCGCGCGCTTCGGCGGCAAGCTCAAGTACGCGTTCAGCGGCGGCGCGGCGATCAGCCGCGAGGTCGCGGAGTTCATCGACGACCTCGGCATCATGGTCTACGAAGGCTACGGCCTCACCGAGACCTCGCCGATCGTGACCGCCAACTGGCCGGGCAATCGCAAGATCGGCAGCGTGGGCAAGCCGATCCCCGGCGTGCGCGTCGAGATCGACCGCAGCGCGACGGGCGATGCCGTCGACGGCGAGATCATCGTCTACGGCCACAACGTCATGAAGGGCTACCACGGCCTGCCCGACGAGGACGCCAAGGTGTTCACGCCCGACGGCGGTCTCCGCACCGGCGACATGGGCCACCTCGACGCGGACGGCTTCCTCTACATCACCGGGCGGATCAAGGAGCAGTACAAGCTCGAGAACGGCAAGTACGTCGTGCCGACGCTCCTCGAGGAGGAGATCAAGCTCTCGCCCTACGTCTCCAACGTCATGGTCTACGGCGACAACAAGCCGTACAACGTCGCGCTCGTCGTGCCCGACATGGAGAACCTGAAGAAGTGGGCGCAGGAGAACGCGCCGGAGCTGAGCGACGGCCAGCTGCTCGACGACCCGCGCGTGCGCGAGCTCATCCTGAAGGAGATCCACGAGCGCTGCGCGTCCTTCAAGGAGTACGAGAAGATCCGCAAGGTGGTCCTGGTCGGCGAGGACTTCACGCAGGAAAACGGGCTCTTGACGCCGTCGCTGAAGCTCAAGCGCAAGGCCGTGTTCGAGAAGCACGGCAACGCGGTGCTGTCGCTGTACGCGGACGCCTGA
- a CDS encoding FRG domain-containing protein, which yields MRTLGQLVDELTPDLDRDTGHRRALAVYRGCREARSRLLTSLDRLGGLDEPHRKNHLEPHLFRSFARYARAFVAASRPWELLATAQHHGVPTRLLDWTVSPLIAAHFATLRPRGEAVVIWRLDWRRVHARFDLPDHVLTIDEVERFFGEVPPFDEASARREGPVACLFEPPSLEPRIVAQGGAFTVCSDASVSFDEFLARHGLSDALTRFVIEGEDVAVVRDQLDLVGVDERRIFPDLDGVAAAIRRYYE from the coding sequence GTGCGGACGCTCGGTCAGCTCGTCGACGAGCTCACCCCCGACCTCGACCGCGACACCGGCCACCGCCGCGCGCTCGCCGTCTACCGCGGCTGCCGCGAGGCGCGCTCGCGGCTCCTGACGTCGCTCGACCGCCTCGGCGGGCTCGACGAGCCGCATCGCAAGAACCACCTCGAGCCCCACCTCTTCCGCTCGTTCGCGCGCTACGCGCGCGCGTTCGTCGCCGCGTCGCGACCGTGGGAGCTGCTCGCGACCGCGCAGCACCACGGCGTGCCGACGCGGCTCCTCGACTGGACGGTGTCGCCGCTGATCGCCGCGCACTTCGCGACGCTGCGGCCGCGCGGCGAGGCCGTCGTCATCTGGCGCCTCGACTGGCGGCGCGTGCACGCGCGCTTCGACCTTCCGGACCACGTGCTGACGATCGACGAGGTCGAGCGCTTCTTCGGCGAGGTGCCACCGTTCGACGAGGCGAGCGCGCGGCGCGAGGGGCCGGTCGCGTGTCTCTTCGAGCCGCCGTCGCTCGAGCCGCGCATCGTCGCGCAGGGAGGAGCGTTCACGGTCTGCTCCGACGCCTCGGTGTCGTTCGACGAGTTCCTCGCGCGCCACGGCCTGTCGGACGCCCTCACCCGCTTCGTGATCGAGGGCGAGGACGTCGCCGTCGTGCGCGACCAGCTCGACCTGGTCGGGGTCGACGAGCGACGGATCTTCCCGGACCTCGACGGCGTCGCGGCCGCGATCCGGCGGTACTACGAGTAG